From Hippoglossus stenolepis isolate QCI-W04-F060 chromosome 19, HSTE1.2, whole genome shotgun sequence, the proteins below share one genomic window:
- the LOC118098747 gene encoding dnaJ homolog subfamily C member 13-like isoform X4 has translation MNVVKDNKDLACFYTTKHSWRGKYKRVFSVGTHGITTYNPTTLEVTNQWPYGDICGIGPVGKGQGTEFNLTFRKGSGKKSETLKFSTEHRTELLTEALRFRTEFSEGKITGRRYNCYKHHWSDTRKPVCLEVTPGGIDQIDPNTNRVVCSYDYRNVEGFVEVSDYQGGFCILYGGFSRLHLFASEQREEIIRSAIEHAGNYIGITLRLRKETLTFEDFVTDRLGKYSSDESITSLAEFVVQKITPRHPEPVKRILALTETCLVERDPASYNIVTIKPFGEVFALICDVDNPQVFTVEFIRGQIRKFSSTERDSLLASLLDGVRASGNRDVCVKMAPTQRGQRWGLLSMPVDEEVESLHLKFLAAPPNGNFADAVFRFNANISYSGVLHAVTQDGLFSENKEKLINNAILALLSQEAELPSINAELESHFQAIRRLVASKAGFQAFTQLPKSGQGAGLTDATFREKLGVKTVKALKRNNNSVTHAAIDMLCALMCPMHDDYDLRQEQLNKASLLSSKKFLENLLEKFITNVDEGAGALVISSLLDFLTFALCAPYSETTEGQQFDMLLEMVASNGRTLFKLFQHPSMAIVKGAGLVMKAIIEEGDKEIATKMQELALSEGALPRHLHTSLFTISSDQRMLTNRQLSRHLVGLWTAENPIAMNLLKRILPTGLLAYLDSPDPVPEKDVDRMHIRDNLKIATDQLNRNRVPDWQRLAGKAAKEVEKFAKEKADIVLMHWRDKMGIAQKEQDRNNLNPNQKPVILRKRRQRIKIESNWELFYYRFQVDHARSNLIWNLKTREELRDALEGEMRAFGVDRELGNATVISWNHQEFEVRYECLSEEIKIGDYYLRLLLEEDENEESSAIKRSYEFFNELYHRFLLTPKVSMKCLCLQALSIVYGKCCEEIGPFTDTKYIVGMLDRCTDKLERDRIILFLNKLILNRKNVKEVMDSNGVRILVDLLTLAHLHTSRATVPLQTNVLEASPDMKRESEKEWYFGNADKERRGPFSFEEMQEFWSTGVLTAKTRCWAQGMDGWRPLQAIPQLKWCLLATGQAVMNESDLATLILNMLITMCSYYPSRDQDNAIIRPLPKIKRMITDNACLPHIVQLLLTFDPILVEKVANVLYLVMQDNPNLQRLYLTGIFFFIMMYTGSNVLPVARFLKYTHLKQAFKSEESKGPDIVQRSVLGTVLPEAMVCYLENYEAERFSEIFLGEFDTPEAIWSSEMRRMMIEKIAAHVADFSPRLQSNTRALYQYCPIPVISFPQLDNELFCNIYYLRHLCDTSRFPSWTIRDAVKLLRDTLEAWKREVEKKPPSMSVDDAYEVLNLPKGQGQHDESKIRKAYFRLAQKYHPDKNPEGRDMFEKVNKAYEFLCTKSARILDGPDPENIILILKTQSILFNQHKQELEPYKYAGYPMLIKTITMETEDAQLFSKTSPLLPAAAELAFHTVNCSALNAEELRRENGIEMLLEALSRCVAVLTASSKPGDMAVQVCGHICKCYSVAAQFEECREKIIELPNIIRDLCHILFYGKGLPKTAALAVQCISSFAVDFFLQTHLYHAGVLWHLLVHLFNYDYTLEESGVQANQDTNQQEVANSLAKLSLVALSRLGGYVQPPHNPEGDNPVSETNGIDGTPPENPTIRKSLAAMLTPYISRRLGRGSPAEVLKLLNSNSENPYLIWNNLTRAELLEFLEGQQEGNIKRGENDKSFGAEFAFTDHSKELIVGEIFVRVYNEQPSFPLEYPKAFAASLLDYVGSQAQYLHTLLAMSQSNKVESQQHAERLRFAEMALEALRNVIKNNPGSESECIGHFKLLFSLLRVHGAGKVQQLVLEVVNTVTSNQECVSNIAESLVLSNLLLLLHSLPSSRQMVLETLYALTSNTKIVKEAMAKGALIYLLDLFCNCTHPQVRTQTAELFSKMTSDKLVGPKVRLTLMRFLPGVFMDAMRDNAEAAVHIFEGTHENPELIWNDGSREKVSTTVREMMIEHFKQQKDNPDVNWKLPEDFTVAYGSGQGELEVGGVFLRIFIAQPGWVLRKPREFLVSLLETLTELLEKNNPNGEAMETVTTAAVCLFSTQSQLADQVPPLGHLPRIIAALNHKNNAVPKSSIRLIHVLSDNELCVRSMASLETIGPLMTGMKVRADMAGLACEALNRMFQKEQTELVSQALRVELVPYLLRLLEGIGLETLDNPSATKAQIVKALKSMTRSLQFGEQVNEILARSSVWSAFKDQKHDLFISESQTAGYLTGVSTPSLLAASSPLRGGL, from the exons ATGAATGTCGTCAAGGACAACAAAGACCTGGCCTGTTTCTACACCACCAAACACTCCTGGAGGGGAAA GTACAAGCGAGTCTTCTCAGTGGGGACACATGGCATTACCACTTACAACCCTACTACGCTAGAAGTAACAAATCAg TGGCCTTATGGAGATATCTGCGGTATCGGTCCAGTCGGGAAAGGTCAGGGAACAGAGTTCAACCTCACATTCCGCAAAGGCAGTGGCAAGAAGTCGGAAACGCTCAAGTTCTCGACAGAGCACCGAACAGAGCTGCTCACAGAAGCActg AGATTCAGAACAGAGTTTTCAGAAGGAAAGATAACTGGCCGG CGCTACAACTGCTACAAGCACCACTGGAGCGACACACGAAAGCCTGTATGTTTAGAGGTGACACCGGGCGGCATCGACCAGATTGACCCCAACACCAACCGGGTGGTGTGTTCCTATGACTATCGGAATGTCGAGGGCTTCGTCGAGGTCTCTGACTACCAGGGGGGATTCTGCATCCTCTATGGAGGCTTCAGCAGGCTG CATCTGTTTGCCTCGGAGCAAAGAGAAGAAATCATCCGCAGCGCCATAGAGCATGCTGGGAACTACATTGGCATCACGCTACGCCTGAGGAAGGAGACGCTTACCTTCGAGGATTTCGTGACGGACCGGTTGGGGAAGTACAGCTCGGATGAAAGCATAACTTCACTGGCAGAGTTCGTGGTGCAGAAGATCACACCTCGTCACCCG GAACCTGTTAAGCGCATCCTGGCCCTGACAGAGACATGTCTAGTGGAGAGAGACCCAGCGTCATACAACATAGTCACCATCAAACCCTTCGGAGAG GTGTTTGCTCTCATCTGTGATGTAGACAACCCTCAGGTGTTTACTGTAGAGTTCATCAGAGGTCAGATCCGGAAGTTCTCCTCCACAGAAAG GGACTCCCTGTTAGCCAGCCTACTCGATGGAGTCCGTGCATCAGGCAACAGGGACGTGTGCGTTAAGATGGCCCCCACGCAGCGAGGGCAGAGATGGGGCCTGCTGAGCATGCCCGTTGACGAGGAGGTGGAGAGTTTGCATCTCAAATTCCTGGCAGCACCTCCCA ATGGAAACTTTGCGGACGCAGTGTTCAGATTCAACGCCAACATATCGTACAGTGGAGTGCTGCATGCAGTAACCCAAGAT GGTCTTTTCTCCGAGAACAAGGAGAAGCTCATCAACAACGCCATCCTAGCTCTTTTATCCCAAGAGGCCGAGCTGCCCTCCATTAACGCTGAGCTGGAGAGCCATTTCCAGGCCATACGACGCCTAGTGGCCTCCAAGGCTGGCTTCCAGGCCTTCACCCAGCTGCCTAA GTCTGGTCAAGGGGCTGGACTCACAGATGCTAC GTTTAGGGAAAAGTTGGGAGTAAAGACGgtaaaagctttaaaaaggaACAACAACAGTGTGACACATGCTGCTATAGACATGCTCTGTGCCCTTATGTGT CCGATGCACGATGACTATGACCTGAGgcaggagcagctgaacaaGGCCTCCCTGCTGTCCTCTAAGAAGTTTCTGGAAAACCTCCTTGAAAAATTCATCACTAATGTG gacgAAGGAGCAGGAGCGTTGGTCATCAGCTCCTTGTTGGACTTCTTAACATTTGCCCTCTGCGCCCCCTACAGTGAAACCACAGAGGGGCAGCAGTTTGACATGCTGCTGGAGATGGTTGCATCAAACGGACGCACTTTGTTCAAACTCTTCCAG CATCCCTCCATGGCCATAGTGAAGGGAGCTGGGCTGGTAATGAAGGCCATTATTGAG gagggagacaaagaaatAGCCACTAAGATGCAGGAGCTGGCCTTGAGTGAAGGGGCTCTTCCAAGGCATCTGCACACATCTCTGTTCACCATCAGCTCTGATCAGAGGATGCTCACCAACAG ACAACTGAGTCGTCACCTGGTGGGACTGTGGACAGCAGAGAACCCTATTGCCATGAACCTCCTGAAGAGGATACTG CCAACAGGCCTGCTGGCTTACCTGGACAGTCCTGACCCCGTCCCAGAGAAAGATGTGGACAGGATGCACATCCGGGACAACTTGAAAATCGCCACG GACCAGCTAAACCGAAACAGAGTGCCTGATTGGCAACGGCTAGCCGGCAAAGCAGCCAAAGAGGTGGAGAAGTTTGCCAAGGAGAAGGCTGATATAGTTCTGATGCACTGGAGAGATAAGATGGGCATAGCACAGAAGGAG caggacaGAAATAACCTG AACCCAAACCAAAAGCCTGTCATCCTGCGGAAAAGACGGCAGAGAATAAAGATTGAATCCAACTGGGAGCTTTTTTACTACAG ATTCCAGGTGGACCATGCACGGTCCAACCTCATCTGGAACCTGAAGACGAGGGAGGAGCTACGGGACGCTCTGGAGGGGGAGATGCGAGCTTTCGGCGTGGACCGCGAGCTTGGCAATGCCACCGTCATCTCCTGGAATCACCAGGAGTTTGAG GTGCGATATGAGTGCCTTTCAGAGGAGATAAAGATTGGGGATTATTATCTGCGTCTGCTGCTCGAGGAGGATGAAAATGAAGAATCGAGTGCCATCAAGAGATC ATATGAGTTCTTCAACGAGCTCTACCATCGCTTTCTGCTCACACCCAAAGTTTCGATGAAGTGCTTGTGCCTGCAGGCCCTCTCTATCGTCTATGGCAAGTGCTGCGAGGAGATCGGCCCCTTCACAGATACAAAATACATTGTGGGCATGTTGGACCGA TGTACAGACAAACTGGAGAGAGACCgaatcatcctcttcctcaacaAACTGATTCTCAACAGG AAAAATGTGAAGGAGGTGATGGATTCAAATGGAGTGCGTATCTTGGTGGACCTGCTGACCCTGGCTCATCTGCATACCAGCCGAGCTACTGTGCCCCTGCAG ACCAATGTGCTGGAGGCTTCGCCAGACatgaagagggagagtgagaagGAGTGGTACTTTGGTAAcgcagacaaagagagaagaggaccTTTCAGTTTTGAGGAG ATGCAGGAGTTTTGGAGCACGGGTGTACTGACGGCAAAGACCCGCTGCTGGGCTCAGGGCATGGATGGTtggcgccccctgcaggccaTCCCCCAGCTGAAATGGTGCCTCCTGGCCACAGGACAGGCAGTGATGAATGAGTCTGATCTGGCAACACTGATCCTTAACATGCTCATCACCATGTGCTCCTACTACCCCAGCAG GGACCAAGATAATGCCATTATTCGTCCTTTACCTAAAATCAAGAGGATGATCACTGACAATGCTTGTCTCCCCCACATTGTCCAG CTGTTGTTGACTTTTGACCCGATCCTGGTGGAAAAAGTCGCCAATGTTTTGTACTTGGTGATGCAAGACAACCCCAATCTGCAGCGCCTCTATTTAACTGgaatcttcttcttcatcatgaTGTACACAGGCTCCAACGTGCTTCCTGTAGCAAG GTTCCTGAAATACACTCACCTGAAGCAAGCGTTCAAATCAGAGGAG TCTAAGGGTCCGGACATCGTGCAGCGTAGTGTTCTGGGAACGGTGCTGCCTGAGGCAATGGTGTGTTATCTGGAGAACTACGAGGCTGAGCGCTTCTCTGAGATATTCCTCGGGGAATTTGATACACCTGAGGCGATTTGGAGCAGCGAGATGAG GCGCATGATGATTGAGAAGATAGCGGCACATGTAGCTGACTTCAGCCCCAGACTGCAGAGCAACACACGGGCACTCTACCAGTACTGTCCCATCCCCGTGATCAGCTTCCCTCAGCTGGACAACGAGCTCTTCTGCAACATCTACTACCTCAGACATCTCTGTGACACCTCCCGCTTCCCGAGCTGGACAATTAGAGATGCT GTGAAGCTGCTAAGAGACACTCTTGAAGCCTGgaagagagaagtggagaagAAGCCTCCCTCCATGTCTGTAGATGACGCCTACGAAGTCCTCAACCTCCCCAAAGGACAGGGGCA gcACGACGAGAGTAAAATCAGGAAGGCTTACTTCAGACTGGCTCAGAAGTACCATCCTGACAAGAACCCAGAGGGCAGG gACATGTTTGAGAAAGTCAACAAAGCCTACGAGTTCCTCTGCACAAAATCGGCCCGAATCCTGGACGGACCCGACCCAGAaaacatcatcctcatcctcaaaACCCAGAGCATCCTGTtcaatcaacacaaacaag AACTGGAACCCTACAAATACGCCGGTTACCCCATGCTCATCAAAACAATCACGATGGAGACGGAGGATGCGCAGCTCTTCTCTAAAACCTCCCCGCTCCTCCCGGCTGCCGCTGAACTGGCGTTCCACACGGTCAACTGCTCTGCTCTTAATGCTGAGGAGCTGCGCCGCGAGAACGGCATCGAG ATGTTGTTGGAGGCTCTCTCTCGGTGTGTTGCTGTATTAACTGCCTCCAGTAAACCTGGTGACATGGCTGTGCAG GTGTGCGGGCACATCTGTAAGTGCTACAGTGTGGCAGCCCAGTTTGAGGAATGCAGGGAAAAGATCATTGAACTGCCCAATATCATCAGGGACCTGTGTCATATCTTGTTCTATGGAAAG GGTCTCCCAAAGACTGCAGCACTGGCAGTGCAGTGCATCAGCTCCTTTGCAGTGGATTTCTTCCTACAGACCCATCTGTACCATGCTGGTGTGCTCTGGCATCTGCTGGTGCACCTCTTCAACTACGACTACACGCTGGAGGAGAGCGGTGTGCAGGCGAACCAGGACACGAACCAGCAGGAGGTTGCAAACAGCTTGGCCAAGCTCAGCCTAGTAGCTCTCAGCCGCCTGGGAGGCTACGTCCAGCCTCCGCACAACCCGGAGGGTGACAATCCCGTTTCAGAGACCAATGGCATCGATGGCACGCCTCCTGAGAACCCCACCATCCGAAAGAGCTTAGCAGCCATGTTAACGCCGTACATCTCAAGGAGGCTGGgaagaggatctcctgctgag GTCTTGAAGCTGCTGAATAGTAACTCAGAGAACCCGTACCTGATCTGGAACAACCTAACACGAGCTGAACTGCTGGAGTTTCTGGAGGGTCAACAGGAGGGAAACATCAAGAGG GGTGAAAACGATAAAAGCTTTGGTGCAGAGTTTGCGTTCACTGATCACAGCAAGGAGCTGATAGTGGGAGAGATCTTTGTGCGGGTCTACAACGAGCAGCCATCTTTTCCACTTGAG TATCCCAAAGCATTTGCAGCCAGTCTGCTGGACTATGTTGGATCCCAGGCTCAGTACCTCCACACTCTGCTGGCCATGAGTCAGAGTAACAAGGTGGAGTCCCAGCAGCACGCAGAGAGGCTCCGCTTTGCTGAGATGGCTTTAGAGGCTCTTCGCAATGTCATCAAGAACAACCCTG GTTCGGAGTCAGAGTGTATCGGTCATTTCAAGCTGCTCTTCTCGTTGTTGCGGGTTCATGGAGCTGGCAAAGTGCAGCAGCTGGTTTTGGAG GTTGTGAATACAGTGACATCAAACCAAGAATGTGTGAGCAACATTGCTGAGTCTCTGGTGTTGTCCAAccttctgttgctgctgcactcGCTTCCCTCCA GCAGACAGATGGTGCTGGAAACCCTGTACGCACTGACCTCGAACACAAAGATAGTCAAAGAGGCTATGGCCAAAG GTGCCCTGATATACTTGCTGGACCTCTTCTGTAACTGCACGCACCCTCAGGTTCGCACACAGACGGCGGAGCTCTTCTCCAAAATGACCTCAGACAAGCTGGTTGGACCAAAG GTGCGTCTGACATTGATGCGTTTCCTTCCTGGTGTGTTCATGGACGCCATGCGAGACAACGCTGAGGCAGCAGTGCACATATTTGAGGGAACGCACGAAAACCCTGAACTCATCTGGAATGACGGCTCAAGGGAGAAGGTGTCCACCACTGTTCGGGAGATGATGATTGA GCACTTTAAACAGCAGAAGGATAATCCTGATGTGAACTGGAAA TTACCAGAGGACTTCACGGTGGCTTACGGATCCGGACAGGGTGAGCTGGAAGTTGGTGGAGTCTTCTTGCGTATCTTCATTGCTCAGCCCGGCTGGGTGCTGCGCAAGCCCCGCGAGTTCCTGGTGTCGCTCCTGGAGACTCTGACcgagctgctggagaagaacAATCCCAAT GGTGAGGCCATGGAGACGGTTACCACGGCGGCAGTTTGTCTGTTCAGCACACAGAGCCAGTTGGCTGACCAGGTTCCTCCCCTGGGTCACCTGCCTCGCATCATAGCAGCGCTCAACCACAAGAACAACGCCGTACCCAAGAGCTCCATCCGCCTCATCCACGTGCTGTCAGACAATGAG cTGTGTGTGCGCTCCATGGCTTCTCTGGAGACCATCGGTCCCCTCATGACTGGGATGAAAGTTCGGGCAGACATGGCTGGGTTAGCTTGTGAAGCTCTCAACCGCATGTTTCAGAAAGAGCAGACAGAACTGGTCTCCCAG GCTCTAAGGGTGGAGCTGGTCCCATACCTCCTGAGGTTACTGGAAGGAATCGGCCTGGAGACACTAGACAACCCGTCTGCGACCAAGGCCCAGATAGTAAAGGCTCTAAAGTCCATGACTCGCAGTCTTCAGTTCGGCGAACAG GTGAATGAGATTCTTGCGAGGTCCTCGGTGTGGAGTGCCTTCAAAGACCAGAAACATGATCTGTTCATCTCAGAGTCGCAGACAGCAGGTTACCTGACAG GGGTttccactccctctctcctggcCGCCAGCAGCCCACTGCGAGGTGGGCTCTAG